CTGGCCTGGTGGCGGCTGCGGTGATAACGGGTGATGGCCATCAACCCCGCATATTCGCCCTGGGCGCCGGAGTTGGGCTGCATGCAGATGGCGTCGAAACCGGTGATCGCGCACAACCAGCGTTCCAGCTCGTCGATCATCGCTTTATAGCCCTGCATCTGGGTGAGCGGGGCAAACGGGTGTGGTTGCGAGAATGCAGGCCAGGTGATGGGGATCATCTCGCTGGTGGCGTTGAGCTTCATGGTGCAGGAACCCAGGGGGATCATCGACTGGTTCAGCGCCAGGTCCTTGTTCTCGAGCTGCTTGAGATAACGCAGCATCTCGGTTTCGCTGTGGTGCAGGTTGAACACCGGGTGCTGCAGGATCGGCGTGCGTCGTACCAGGGCACCGGGGATGCCTTCGGGCAGCGCTTTCTGATCAAGCTCGGTGATATCCAGCCCGTGGTCGACACCAAGGAAGATGTCGAACAGCTTGTACACCGTCGCTTCGTTGCAAGTTTCGTCCAGGCTGACACCCAGGTGCCCGCGCCCGAGGATGCGCAGGTTGATACGCGCCTCCTCGGCGCTGGTGATGATTGCTGCCTGGGTGCCGCCGACATCCAGCGTCAGGGTGTCAAAGAAATGCTGGTTGAGGCGCTTGATGCCCTTGGCCTCCAGCCCGGCGGCAAGGATGAAGGTCAGCCGGTGCACGCGCTGGGCGATGCGTTGCAGGCCCTCGGGGCCATGATAGACGGCGTAGAAGCCGGCAATGTTGGCAAGCAGCACCTGCGCCGTGCAGATATTCGAGTTGGCCTTCTCGCGGCGAATATGTTGCTCGCGGGTCTGCAGGGCCATGCGCAGCGCGGTGTTGCCACGGGCATCGCGGGACACACCGATGATGCGCCCGGGCATGGCCCGCTTGAAGTCGTCACGGCAGGCGAAATAGGCCGCATGAGGCCCGCCATAGCCCATGGGCACGCCGAAGCGCTGGGTCGAACCGAGCACCACGTCCGCCCCCAGCTCGCCCGGCGGGGTGAGCACCACCAGGCTGAGGATGTCGGCGGCCATGCAGGCCAGCGCCTGCTGGCCGTGCAACTGGTCGATGAGGGGACGCAAGTCGCGCACTTCGCCGTGGGTGTCCGGGTACTGCAGCAAGGCCCCGAATACCTTGTGCCTGGCTAGGTTATCCACAGAATCGACGATCAGTTCGAAGCCGAAACCCTCGGCGCGAGTCTTGAGTACCGACAGCGTCTGCGGATGGCAGTGCTCGTCGGCGAAGAAGGCGTTGCTCTTGCTGCGCGCCACCCGTTTGGCCAGGGCCATGGCTTCGGCCGCGGCGGTGGCCTCGTCGAGCAGCGAGGCATTGGCCAGCGCCAGCCCGGTCAGGTCTATGACCATCTGCTGGAAATTCAGCAACGCCTCAAGGCGCCCTTGGGCAATCTCTGGCTGGTAGGGTGTGTAGGCGGTGTACCAGCCTGGGTTCTCCAGCACGTTGCGCAGGATGACCGTGGGGGTGACGGTGGCGTGATAGCCCATGCCGATCAGGCTGGTCCACAGCTGGTTCTGCGCGGCGTAGCCGGCGAGCTTGTCGAGCGCGGCCTGTTCGTCGAGGGCTGGCGGCAAGTCGAGGGGGCGGTTGAGGCGAATGCCGGGCGGCACGGTCTGTTCGATCAGCGCATCGCGGCTGGCGACACCCAGTGCCTCGAGCATGGCCTGCTGCTCCGGGCCGTCGGGGCCCAGGTGGCGACGCAGGAAAGGGTTGGGCTCTTGCAGTTGACTCAGGGATGGCGACTGGGACATGGCGACGATCTCTTCCTGGACCAGTTCTCTTGGAGACTTACAAGTCTAGGAAGGGATCGGGGATGTTGCGGGAAAACTTGTGAAGCCTGTTCGCCAGCAAGCTGGCTCCTACATGAACGTGCGCATCCCTTGTAGGAGCCAGCCTTGCTGGCGAACCACGATCACTCGCCGATCAAAGCCTTATAGCCAGCAGCATCCAGCAGCTTGTCCAACTCGGACTTGTCGCTCGGCTTCAGCTTGAAGATCCACGCACCGTAAGGTTCTTCATTGAGCAGCTCCGGGCTGTCGGCCAGCTCGTCGTTGACCGCGATCACTTCGCCGCCCACCGGCGCGTAGATATCCGAAGCGGCCTTGACCGACTCGACCACGCCTGCGGCGTCGCCAGCCGCGAACACCTTGCCGACTTCGGCCAGTTCAACGAACACCACGTCACCCAGGGCTTGCTGGGCATGGTCGCTGATGCCCACGGTCACGGTGCCATCGGCTTCCAGGCGCGCCCATTCATGGCTTTCGGCAAAACGCAGGTCGGCGGGGATATTGCTCATGTCTTGTCTTCCTCGATTGGGTCAGCGGACGGCCCGCCGTTAAGTGTTCAGATCAGGATCTTGCCGTGGCGCACGAAGGTCGGCTTGACCACCCGCACCGGGTACCACTTGCCGCGAATCTCCACCTCGGCGCGATCACCGGTGGCCATGGGCACGCGCGCCAGGGCAATGGATTTGCTCAGCGTAGGCGAGAAACTACCACTGGTGATCTCCCCTTCGCCAATGCCGGATACACGGACCACCTGATGGGCGCGCAACACACCGCGCTCCTCGAGCACCAGGCCG
This genomic stretch from Pseudomonas entomophila L48 harbors:
- the gcvP gene encoding aminomethyl-transferring glycine dehydrogenase, with translation MSQSPSLSQLQEPNPFLRRHLGPDGPEQQAMLEALGVASRDALIEQTVPPGIRLNRPLDLPPALDEQAALDKLAGYAAQNQLWTSLIGMGYHATVTPTVILRNVLENPGWYTAYTPYQPEIAQGRLEALLNFQQMVIDLTGLALANASLLDEATAAAEAMALAKRVARSKSNAFFADEHCHPQTLSVLKTRAEGFGFELIVDSVDNLARHKVFGALLQYPDTHGEVRDLRPLIDQLHGQQALACMAADILSLVVLTPPGELGADVVLGSTQRFGVPMGYGGPHAAYFACRDDFKRAMPGRIIGVSRDARGNTALRMALQTREQHIRREKANSNICTAQVLLANIAGFYAVYHGPEGLQRIAQRVHRLTFILAAGLEAKGIKRLNQHFFDTLTLDVGGTQAAIITSAEEARINLRILGRGHLGVSLDETCNEATVYKLFDIFLGVDHGLDITELDQKALPEGIPGALVRRTPILQHPVFNLHHSETEMLRYLKQLENKDLALNQSMIPLGSCTMKLNATSEMIPITWPAFSQPHPFAPLTQMQGYKAMIDELERWLCAITGFDAICMQPNSGAQGEYAGLMAITRYHRSRHQARRTLCLIPSSAHGTNPASAQMAGMEVVIVECDEQGNIDFDDLKAKAQAAGDRLSCLMVTYPSTHGVYEEGIREICEVVHQHGGQVYMDGANLNAQVGLTRPADIGADVSHMNLHKTFCIPHGGGGPGMGPIGIRAHLKPFVASHPVVPVPGLDPNMTAVSAAPWGSASILPISWMYIAMMGPQLADASEVAILSANYLASQLRDAFPVLYRGRNERVAHECILDLRPLKALTGISEEDVAKRLMDYGFHAPTMSFPVPGTLMVEPTESESKAELDRFVEAMLAIRAEIGEVQEGNWPAEDNPLKHAPHTLADVLAPWDRPYSIEQGVAPSAHARQHKYWPAVNRVDNVYGDRNLFCACVPVEAYR
- the gcvH gene encoding glycine cleavage system protein GcvH, translated to MSNIPADLRFAESHEWARLEADGTVTVGISDHAQQALGDVVFVELAEVGKVFAAGDAAGVVESVKAASDIYAPVGGEVIAVNDELADSPELLNEEPYGAWIFKLKPSDKSELDKLLDAAGYKALIGE